Proteins from one Cicer arietinum cultivar CDC Frontier isolate Library 1 chromosome 3, Cicar.CDCFrontier_v2.0, whole genome shotgun sequence genomic window:
- the LOC101507568 gene encoding uncharacterized protein isoform X2, with protein sequence MNIFLPALPKVINHRNREDEMCGRGRCTLRPDDIPTACHRTTAPTRLLHVDRYRPSHNVSPGFHMPVVRREDASESEGHVLHCMKWGLIPSFTKKTEKPDHYRMFNARSESIDEKASFRRLLPKNRCLVAVEGFYEWKKDGSKKQPYYIHFKDGRPLVFAALYDSWQNSEDRMPVILSDKDSTDTWLNSASSFKSVLKPYEECDLAWYPVTPAMGKPSFDGPECIKEIQVKAEGNIPISKFFSRKGGEGEDTKSGHKILSLCHEPVKTEQTTKDLSEGAKTEEGESDLKSSGSSPQNVTKFTVKREYDAISSDSKPSLGINDQVIANPPTKKKEKAKNADDKQPTLFSFFGKR encoded by the exons ATGAACATTTTCCTTCCCGCCTTGCCGAAAGTAATAAACCATAGAAATCGGGAAGACGAAATGTGTGGGAGAGGCCGTTGCACTCTAAGACCCGATGACATTCCAACAGCGTGTCACCGTACAACTGCCCCTACTCGTCTTCTCCACGTTGACCG GTATAGGCCATCGCATAATGTGTCGCCGGGATTCCACATGCCCGTTGTTCGTAGAGAAGATGCGTCTGAGAGTGAAGGCCATGTTCTTCATTGCATGAAATGGGGTTTAATCCCTAGTTTCACAAAGAAAACAGAGAAACCTGATCACTACAGGATG TTTAATGCTAGATCTGAATCCATAGATGAAAAAGCTTCGTTTCGTCGCCTGCTTCCTAAAAACAGATGCCTTGTTGCAGTAGAAGG ATTTTATGAGTGGAAAAAAGACGGTTCAAAGAAACAGCCTTACTATATTCACTTCAAAGATGGACGACCTCTTGTCTTTGCTGCTCTTTATGACTCGTGGCAAAATTCTGAAG ACAGGATGCCGGTGATTTTGAGTGACAAGGATTCAACTGATACTTGgctaaatagtgcctccagttTTAAGAGTGTGCTGAAGCCTTACGAAGAATGTGATTTG GCCTGGTACCCTGTAACACCTGCTATGGGTAAGCCATCATTTGATGGACCTGAGTGTATTAAAGAG ATTCAAGTAAAGGCAGAAGGTAATATTCCAATCTCTAAGTTCTTTTCAAGAAAGGGAGGTGAAGGTGAAGACACTAAGTCAGGGCATAAAATACTATCACTATGTCATGAACCAGTCAAGACCGAACAGACAACAAAAGACCTCAGTGAAGGTGCTAAAACAGAGGAGGGTGAGAGTGACTTAAAATCCAGCGGTTCTTCTCCTCAAAATGTTACCAAGTTCACAGTCAAGCGCGAATACGATGCTATTTCTTCTGATTCAAAGCCATCTTTAGGAATTAATGATCAGGTTATTGCGAACCCACcaacaaagaaaaaggaaaaggcAAAGAATGCTGATGATAAACAACCAACCTTATTTTCCTTCTTTGGAAAAAGGTAA
- the LOC101507568 gene encoding uncharacterized protein isoform X1 produces the protein MNIFLPALPKVINHRNREDEMCGRGRCTLRPDDIPTACHRTTAPTRLLHVDRYRPSHNVSPGFHMPVVRREDASESEGHVLHCMKWGLIPSFTKKTEKPDHYRMFNARSESIDEKASFRRLLPKNRCLVAVEGFYEWKKDGSKKQPYYIHFKDGRPLVFAALYDSWQNSEGETLYTFTIVTTSSSSTLQWLHDRMPVILSDKDSTDTWLNSASSFKSVLKPYEECDLAWYPVTPAMGKPSFDGPECIKEIQVKAEGNIPISKFFSRKGGEGEDTKSGHKILSLCHEPVKTEQTTKDLSEGAKTEEGESDLKSSGSSPQNVTKFTVKREYDAISSDSKPSLGINDQVIANPPTKKKEKAKNADDKQPTLFSFFGKR, from the exons ATGAACATTTTCCTTCCCGCCTTGCCGAAAGTAATAAACCATAGAAATCGGGAAGACGAAATGTGTGGGAGAGGCCGTTGCACTCTAAGACCCGATGACATTCCAACAGCGTGTCACCGTACAACTGCCCCTACTCGTCTTCTCCACGTTGACCG GTATAGGCCATCGCATAATGTGTCGCCGGGATTCCACATGCCCGTTGTTCGTAGAGAAGATGCGTCTGAGAGTGAAGGCCATGTTCTTCATTGCATGAAATGGGGTTTAATCCCTAGTTTCACAAAGAAAACAGAGAAACCTGATCACTACAGGATG TTTAATGCTAGATCTGAATCCATAGATGAAAAAGCTTCGTTTCGTCGCCTGCTTCCTAAAAACAGATGCCTTGTTGCAGTAGAAGG ATTTTATGAGTGGAAAAAAGACGGTTCAAAGAAACAGCCTTACTATATTCACTTCAAAGATGGACGACCTCTTGTCTTTGCTGCTCTTTATGACTCGTGGCAAAATTCTGAAG GTGAAACACTATACACATTTACTATTGTTACTACCTCTTCCTCTTCAACACTTCAGTGGCTTCATG ACAGGATGCCGGTGATTTTGAGTGACAAGGATTCAACTGATACTTGgctaaatagtgcctccagttTTAAGAGTGTGCTGAAGCCTTACGAAGAATGTGATTTG GCCTGGTACCCTGTAACACCTGCTATGGGTAAGCCATCATTTGATGGACCTGAGTGTATTAAAGAG ATTCAAGTAAAGGCAGAAGGTAATATTCCAATCTCTAAGTTCTTTTCAAGAAAGGGAGGTGAAGGTGAAGACACTAAGTCAGGGCATAAAATACTATCACTATGTCATGAACCAGTCAAGACCGAACAGACAACAAAAGACCTCAGTGAAGGTGCTAAAACAGAGGAGGGTGAGAGTGACTTAAAATCCAGCGGTTCTTCTCCTCAAAATGTTACCAAGTTCACAGTCAAGCGCGAATACGATGCTATTTCTTCTGATTCAAAGCCATCTTTAGGAATTAATGATCAGGTTATTGCGAACCCACcaacaaagaaaaaggaaaaggcAAAGAATGCTGATGATAAACAACCAACCTTATTTTCCTTCTTTGGAAAAAGGTAA